A single genomic interval of Oncorhynchus mykiss isolate Arlee chromosome 13, USDA_OmykA_1.1, whole genome shotgun sequence harbors:
- the LOC110485111 gene encoding myeloid-associated differentiation marker-like, which produces MPVIVLEASDLTSPLSLVRMWALLSGCLTFSLVASLVSPELTSDTHQPSFRILCMFTWCLFFILTFLIHVVNIIQFHSLVPISWKNLTVTVAALAALMTFSASVTFPWAVMGHEGVWPRPIAASLASCLTFLAYATEAYLIRTQTQDQKGYMASVPGLLKVLQLWGGCEMIVLVVEQVRGALVKGAGVGLAAVGWQLWVSGVVYALCLLMSLGTVMVVLGDCAGRCPLPFDRLLASFSLTGVLLYVVATILCFTRVLEQQNPGQEFTDRKTGPTLVIMEAVMTSITLLAYTVDLAFSIKLLRDRSHA; this is translated from the coding sequence ATGCCTGTAATTGTACTGGAGGCCAGTGATCTGACCAGCCCTCTGTCGCTGGTGCGTATGTGGGCTCTCCTGTCCGGTTGCCTCACCTTCAGCCTGGTAGCCTCTCTGGTTTCCCCAGAGCTGACCTCTGACACCCACCAGCCCTCCTTCAGGATCCTCTGCATGTTCACCTGGTGCCTCTTCTTCATCCTCACCTTCCTAATCCACGTGGTCAACATCATCCAGTTCCACAGCCTGGTCCCCATCTCCTGGAAGAACCTGACCGTGACCGTGGCAGCTCTCGCCGCCCTCATGACCTTCAGCGCCTCGGTCACCTTTCCTTGGGCGGTCATGGGTCATGAAGGTGTCTGGCCCCGTCCTATCGCCGCCTCCTTGGCATCGTGTCTCACCTTCCTGGCCTATGCAACCGAGGCCTACCTCATCCGCACCCAGACCCAGGACCAGAAGGGCTACATGGCCAGCGTACCCGGCCTGCTCAAGGTGCTCCAGCTCTGGGGAGGATGTGAGATGATCGTCCTGGTGGTGGAGCAGGTCCGTGGAGCTTTGGTAAAAGGAGCCGGGGTAGGGTTGgcagctgtgggttggcagctaTGGGTGTCTGGGGTGGTGTATGCCCTCTGTCTCCTAATGTCCCTGGGTACAGTGATGGTGGTTCTAGGGGACTGTGCTGGGCGATGCCCTCTGCCCTTTGACCGCCTGCTGGCAAGCTTCAGTCTGACAGGGGTGCTTCTCTATGTGGTCGCCACCATACTGTGTTTTACCAGAGTCCTGGAGCAACAAAACCCCGGCCAAGAGTTCACAGACAGGAAAACTGGGCCCACCCTTGTTATCATGGAAGCAGTGATGACCAGCATTACTCTGCTAGCTTACACAGTGGACCTGGCCTTCTCTATCAAACTGCTGCGGGATAGGAGTCACGCCTGA